In Plasmodium coatneyi strain Hackeri chromosome 5, complete sequence, a genomic segment contains:
- a CDS encoding ATPase ASNA1-like protein: protein MSDADSLSCSLTLESDEYDEEEYDTNLSKLLENKTLNWIFVGGKGGVGKTTTSCSIAVQLAKRRESVLLLSTDPAHNTSDAFNQKFTNQPTLINSFDNLYCMEIDTTYSENTAFKLNKTEFFDSIIPELLQSFPGIDEALCFAELMQSIKNMKYSVIVFDTAPTGHTLRLLAFPELLKKALGYLISLREKLKGTLNMLKSFTNNEVELEGIYEKINHLNAMSISIQSNFQNPLKTTFVCVCIPEFLSVYETERLIQELTKKNISCYNIVVNQVVFPLDCMAVNVSHCESLLKQIKDKKVQESFTSLVQKTKELEDVYISRRKLQSKYLTQIKNLYGNDFHIVCMPQLKSEIRGLENISNFSEMLLESKEIPIYRSEGS from the coding sequence ATGAGCGACGCGGACTCGCTGTCGTGTTCGCTGACCCTGGAGAGTGACGAATATGACGAGGAGGAGTATGACACGAATTTGAGCAAGTTGCTGGAAAATAAGACCCTGAACTGGATCTTCGTGGGGGGAAAGGGAGGGGTAGGAAAAACCACTACATCCTGCTCAATAGCGGtacagctagccaaaaggaGGGAGTCCGTTCTGCTCCTCTCCACAGACCCAGCACACAACACAAGTGATGCCTTCAATCAGAAGTTTACCAATCAACCAACGCTTATCAACTCCTTCGATAATTTATACTGCATGGAAATAGACACCACCTACTCAGAAAACACAGCATTCAAGTTAAACAAAACGGAATTCTTCGACAGTATAATTCCGGAGTTGTTGCAAAGCTTTCCAGGAATTGATGAAGCGTTATGTTTCGCCGAGTTAATGCAatccataaaaaatatgaagtaTTCAGTTATCGTTTTTGATACTGCCCCGACGGGACATACTTTACGACTGTTGGCCTTTCCAgagttattaaaaaaagcattAGGTTACCTGATCAGCTTGAGAGAAAAACTGAAAGGCACTTTAAATATGCTGAAAAGTTTTACAAATAATGAAGTGGAACTGGAAGGAatttacgaaaaaattaatcaccTGAATGCCATGTCCATTAGTATTCAGtcaaattttcaaaatcCATTAAAGACGACTTTTGTATGTGTCTGCATCCCTGAGTTTTTAAGTGTATACGAAACGGAACGGCTGATACAGGAACTGactaagaaaaatatttcttgtTACAACATTGTGGTGAACCAGGTGGTGTTTCCTCTAGACTGCATGGCGGTGAATGTGTCCCATTGTGAAAGTTTGCTTAAACAGATTAAGGATAAAAAAGTACAGGAATCATTTACTAGCCTTGTACAGAAAACCAAGGAACTCGAAGACGTTTATATATCGAGAAGAAAACTCCAGTCAAAATATCTCACGCAGATAAAAAATCTCTACGGGAATGACTTTCACATTGTCTGCATGCCCCAACTGAAGAGCGAAATACGGGGACTAGAAAACATCTCCAATTTTTCGGAAATGCTTTTGGAGTCGAAGGAGATTCCCATATACCGTTCAGAGGGGTCCTGA